The sequence CCTGGACATCGCCATCGTGGTGGTCTCCATCGTGGCCGTGGTGGCCATCACCCAGGCGGTGCGCCGCATCCCCGTCCAGTACGCCAAGCGGGTGGTGGGGCGGCGCGTCTACGGCGGGCAGTCCACCCACCTGCCCATGCGGCTCATCCAGGCCGGCGTGATCCCGATCATCTTCGCCATCTCCGTGCTGCAGTTCCCCCAGACCATCGCCCAGTTCACGCCCTACGAGTGGCTGCGCCGCTACGCCCAGATGATCCTCCCCGGCTTCTGGCTGGGCGACCTGCTCTACTTCGTGCTGATCATCGTCTTCACGTACTTCTACACGGCGGTCTCCTTCGACCCCAACGACATCGCCAACAACATCAAGAAGTACGGCGGGTTCATCCCGGGCATCCGCCCGGGGCGGCCCACCAGCGAGTACCTGGCGCGCGTCACCGAGCGCCTGACCTTCGTGGGGGCGCTCATCCTGGCCGTCATCGCCGTCCTCCCCATCTACCTCTCCCAAGGGCAGGGCGCCCTGACCTTCTACCTGGCCGGGACCTCGCTCCTCATCGTCGTCGGCGTGGCCCTGGAGACGATGAAGCAGATCGAGGCCTACGTGCTCATGCGCCACTACGAAGGGTTCATGCGGTGACGGCCCCGCCCGCGGTGCCCGCCGGGTCCCGCGCGTGAACGTCATCGTCATCGGCCCGCACGGCGCCGGCAAGGGGACCCAGGCGCGCCTCGTGGCGGCCCGCTGGGGGATCCCGCACATCGCCACGGGGGACATGCTGCGGGAGGCGGCGGCGGCGGGGACGCCGCTCGGCCTGGAGGCCCGCCGCTACATGGACGCGGGCGAGCTGGTGCCCGACGAGGTGATGATCGGCATCGTCGAGGAGCGCCTGGCCCAGCCGGACGCGCGTGCGGGCTTTATCCTGGACGGCTTCCCCCGCACCATCCCGCAGGCGGAGGCGCTGGAGCGGGCGCTGGCCCGGCAGGGGCGGCGGATCGACCGGGTGGTGGAGTTCCTGGTGCGCGAGGAGACGCTGGTGGAGCGGGTGAGCGGGCGCCGGGTGTGCCGGGCGGCCGGCCACATCTACCACGTTGCGTTCCGGCCGCCGCGCGTCCCCGGCGTGTGCGACGTCGACGGGAGCCCGCTCTACCAGCGGGAGGACGACCGGCCCGAGGCGGTGCGACGGCGGGTGGAGGTCTACCGCCAGCAGACCACCCCGGTGGTGGACTTCTACCGGGCGCGCAGCGTCTATGCGGCCCTGGACGCCGAAGGCGAGGTGGAAGAGGTCTACGCCCGCCTGGAGCGGGTCCTGCGGGCGCCGTCCGACGCCGGCCTGCCGGCCGGGGGGCGGGAGTGAGACCGGCCGGGTCATGGTGATCCTGAAGACGCCGGAGGAGATCGAGCGGATGCGCCGGGCCGGCCAGCTGGCGGCGGCCGCGCTGGACGAGGTGGCGCGGGCGGTCCGGCCGGGGATCACCGGGGAGGCCCTCGACCGCCTGGCCGAGACCTTCATCCGCGACCACGGCGGGGTCCCCTCCTTCAAGCACTACCGGGGGTTCCCGGCCTCCATCTGCCTCTCGGTCGACGACGAGGTGGTCCACGGGATCCCCGACCGCACCCCGCTGCGCGAGGGGTCGATCGTCTCCATCGACCTGGGGGTGCTGCTGGACGGGTTCCACGGCGACGTGGCCCGCACCGTGGCGGTGGGGGAGATCGACCGCCTCACCGCCCGGCTCCTGGCGGTGGCGGAGGAGGCGCTGTGGGCGGGCATCCGGGAGGCCCGGGAGGGGCGCACCCTGGGGGACCTGGGGTTCGCCATCCAGCAGGTGGTGGAAGCGGCCGGGTTCGCCGTGGTGCGGGACTTCGCCGGGCACGGGATCGGGCGCGCCCTCCACGAGGAGCCCCAGGTGCCCAACTACGGCACCCCGGGGACGGGGCTGCGGCTGCGCCGGGGGATGACGCTGGCCGTCGAGCCCATGGTGAACGCGGGGACGGCCGAGGTGCGGCTGGCCCGGGACGGGTGGACGGTGCGGACGCGGGACCGCCGCCGCTCCGCCCACTTCGAGCACACCGTGGCGGTGGGGGCGGACGGGCCCGACGTCCTCACCTGGACGCCCGTCGCGCAGGCGCGTATACTATAAGTTCGTGTCGAGATGGCGCAGGAGGAGCTACTGGGGCAGGTGGTAACCTCGCGGGCCGGCCGCGACCGGGGCCGGACCTACGTCGTCGTGGGCACCGCGGGCGCCGACATGGTCCTGGTGGCGGACGGGCAGCGCCGGGGGATGGACCGGCCGAAGAAGAAGAACGTGCGTCACCTGATCCTGCACGGGCCGGCGCCGGACCTCGTCGAGAAGCTGCGGGCGGGGCAGCCGTTGCGGGACGAGGAGGTCCGGAGCGCGCTGGAACGGCTGGCGCCGCCCGCGCCCACCGGCGGGACGCCGGGGCGGACGGCGCGGGGCGGGGAGGGGCCGCGGCCGTGAGGGCCGCCGGGGAGGCCGGATGGCCAAGAAGGATCTGATCGAGGTCGAGGGGACGGTCTCGGAGGTCCTGCCCAACGCGATGTTCCGGGTGGAGCTGCCCACGGGGCACAAGGTCCTGGCGCACATCTCCGGCAAGATGCGGATCAACTTCATCCGCATCCTGCCGGGGGACCGGGTGAAGGTGGAGCTCTCCCCCTACGACCCGTCGCGCGGGCGGATCACCTATCGCTATCGGTGACGGCGGCCGCCGTCACCCCTGCCGGACGGACGGGGCCCGGGGAGGTCGGCGGGCGTGGCGGTGTGAGGGCATTCGGGCGGGGTCCGGGCGGAGGGAGCGACATGAAGGTGCGGGCATCGGTGCGGCGGATGTGCGAGAAGTGCAAGGTCGTCAGGCGCGGCCGGCGCGTTCTCGTCATCTGCGAGAACCCGAAGCACAAGCAGAAGCAGGGGTGATCGCGCCGCCGGGACCGTCGGCACGGCGGGAGGAGCCGGGCCGGGGCGCCTGCGGCCCGGGAGGCCAGCGCGAGGAGGGAGCGGAGGAGCCATGGCACGGATCGCGGGGGTGGACCTGCCGCGGGACAAGCGGGTGGAGGTGGCCCTGACGTACATCTACGGGATCGGGCTGAGCCGGGCCCGCCAGATCCTGGCGGCGACCGGGGTCAACCCGGACACCCGGGTGCGCAACCTGAGCGAGGACGAGGTCACGCGGCTGCGCGAGTACATCGACCGGCACTTCAAGGTCGAGGGGGACCTGCGCCGCGACGTGGCCATGGACATCCGCCGCCTGGTGGAGATCGGCTCCTACCGGGGCCTGCGCCACCGCCGCGGCCTCCCCGTGCGGGGGCAGCGGACGCGGACCAACGCGCGCACGCGCAAGGGCCCCAAGAAGACGGTGGCCGGGCGGCGCAAGGCGGCCAGCCCCACCGGGCTGGGGCGCTGACGGCGCCGGCGCGGTGGCCCGCCCACGGGCGACCAGCGCGCGGTGTGGGCTGTCCAGGGCCGGGGAGCGTGAGGGGCCGCCCACGGGCGGGAGCGTGAGGTGAGGAGGAGCGGATGACGAAGAAGCCACGCGGTCGACGCAAGGAGCGCAAGCACGTCCCGGCGGGCGTCGCGCACATCCAGTCGACCTTCAACAACACCATCGTGACCATCACCGACCCCCAGGGGCAGGTGCTGGCCTGGGCCAGCGCCGGGACCGCGGGGTTCAAGGGGTCCCGCAAGGGGACGCCCTTCGCCGCAGGGCTCGCCGCCGAGTCAGCGGCGCGCAAGGCCATGGAGCACGGGGTGCGGCAGGTGGAGGTCTACGTGCGCGGGCCGGGGGCCGGGCGCGAGGCGGCCATCCGCTCCCTCCAGGCCGCCGGGCTGGAGGTCAGCCTGATCAAGGACGTCACCCCCATCCCGCACGACGGCTGCCGGCCGCCCAAGCGCCGGCGGGTATAGCGCCATGGGACGGTACACGGGCTCGGTCTGCCGCCTCTGCCGCCGGGAGGGGATGAAGCTCTACCTCAAGGGCGAGAAGTGCTACACGGAGAAGTGCCCGGTGCACAAGCGGCCCACGCCGCCAGGAATGCACGG comes from Armatimonadota bacterium and encodes:
- a CDS encoding adenylate kinase, producing the protein MNVIVIGPHGAGKGTQARLVAARWGIPHIATGDMLREAAAAGTPLGLEARRYMDAGELVPDEVMIGIVEERLAQPDARAGFILDGFPRTIPQAEALERALARQGRRIDRVVEFLVREETLVERVSGRRVCRAAGHIYHVAFRPPRVPGVCDVDGSPLYQREDDRPEAVRRRVEVYRQQTTPVVDFYRARSVYAALDAEGEVEEVYARLERVLRAPSDAGLPAGGRE
- the map gene encoding type I methionyl aminopeptidase; this translates as MVILKTPEEIERMRRAGQLAAAALDEVARAVRPGITGEALDRLAETFIRDHGGVPSFKHYRGFPASICLSVDDEVVHGIPDRTPLREGSIVSIDLGVLLDGFHGDVARTVAVGEIDRLTARLLAVAEEALWAGIREAREGRTLGDLGFAIQQVVEAAGFAVVRDFAGHGIGRALHEEPQVPNYGTPGTGLRLRRGMTLAVEPMVNAGTAEVRLARDGWTVRTRDRRRSAHFEHTVAVGADGPDVLTWTPVAQARIL
- a CDS encoding KOW domain-containing RNA-binding protein yields the protein MVTSRAGRDRGRTYVVVGTAGADMVLVADGQRRGMDRPKKKNVRHLILHGPAPDLVEKLRAGQPLRDEEVRSALERLAPPAPTGGTPGRTARGGEGPRP
- the infA gene encoding translation initiation factor IF-1 produces the protein MAKKDLIEVEGTVSEVLPNAMFRVELPTGHKVLAHISGKMRINFIRILPGDRVKVELSPYDPSRGRITYRYR
- the rpmJ gene encoding 50S ribosomal protein L36, with the protein product MKVRASVRRMCEKCKVVRRGRRVLVICENPKHKQKQG
- the rpsM gene encoding 30S ribosomal protein S13, which codes for MARIAGVDLPRDKRVEVALTYIYGIGLSRARQILAATGVNPDTRVRNLSEDEVTRLREYIDRHFKVEGDLRRDVAMDIRRLVEIGSYRGLRHRRGLPVRGQRTRTNARTRKGPKKTVAGRRKAASPTGLGR
- the rpsK gene encoding 30S ribosomal protein S11, producing MTKKPRGRRKERKHVPAGVAHIQSTFNNTIVTITDPQGQVLAWASAGTAGFKGSRKGTPFAAGLAAESAARKAMEHGVRQVEVYVRGPGAGREAAIRSLQAAGLEVSLIKDVTPIPHDGCRPPKRRRV